From the Amblyraja radiata isolate CabotCenter1 chromosome 12, sAmbRad1.1.pri, whole genome shotgun sequence genome, one window contains:
- the LOC116979330 gene encoding interferon-inducible GTPase 5-like, with protein MASSSQSVYFSQREINKLQSSYEQGGLSMFATKIVKKLNDIENAELNIAVTGEAGAGKSTFINAMRGLRGCDEGAAKSGVNETTMERTPYKHPNFPNVCFWDLPGAGTAKFPMKDYVSKMEFNTYDFFIIISQSRFTENDANVAKVIQNLGKKFYFVRSKIDNDIRSLEMEGKVFDTKMVLTEMKQKLSCYLMEAGISEPIIFLISCLPPEKINLDNLEQTLLNNLNGIKKDALLMSLSSTTVKIVEQKRAQLKERIWMLAIASGVVGALPVPGLSVAVDLGILVAAIIGFRKSLGLDDASIQRLANVAKTPVEFLKAVVTTPLVGEINEEFVALMLLRTGFVAVSVVELALDFIPVIGSIFGAVSSFGMTYKLLNNALDDLVENAQRVVKAAFPTDPSHPQ; from the coding sequence ATGGCTTCGTCTTCACAATCTGTATACTTCAGTCAGCGAGAAATCAATAAACTGCAATCTAGTTATGAGCAGGGTGGGCTGAGCATGTTTGCgactaagattgtgaagaaattgAACGATATAGAAAATGCAGAGCTTAACATCGCTGTGACAGGAGAAGCAGGTGCAGGGAAATCCACCTTCATCAACGCCATGAGGGGGCTGCGGGGCTGCGATGAGGGTGCAGCTAAATCTGGAGTCAATGAAACCACAATGGAGCGAACTCCATACAAACATCCCAACTTCCCTAATGTTTGCTTCTGGGACCTGCCGGGAGCTGGAACAGCAAAGTTTCCAATGAAGGATTACGTGAGcaaaatggaatttaatacatacGATTTTTTCATAATAATCTCACAGAGTCGATTCACCGAAAACGATGCAAATGTCGCCAAGGTGATTCAAAACTTGGGGAAGAAGTTCTACTTCGTACGAAGTAAAATTGACAACGACATCCGTTCTTTAGAAATGGAGGGTAAAGTTTTTGACACAAAAATGGTACTTACTGAGATGAAGCAAAAATTAAGTTGCTATTTGATGGAAGCGGGGATTTCAGAACCCATTATTTTCCTGATATCATGCCTTCCCCCCGAAAAGATTAATTTAGATAATTTAGAGCAAACGCTTCTAAATAATCTCAATGGAATAAAAAAAGATGCTTTATTGATGTCACTTTCAAGCACAACAGTGAAGATTGTGGAGCAGAAACGAGCCCAGTTGAAGGAACGTATCTGGATGTTGGCAATAGCCTCAGGAGTTGTGGGAGCGCTGCCTGTTCCCGGATTGTCTGTCGCCGTTGACCTCGGGATACTAGTGGCTGCAATAATAGGTTTCCGCAAAAGTCTCGGCCTGGATGATGCCTCCATTCAGAGACTGGCCAATGTTGCAAAGACACCTGTGGAATTTCTGAAAGCAGTAGTGACAACCCCACTGGTGGGTGAAATAAACGAGGAGTTTGTGGCACTAATGTTGTTGCGTACCGGTTTTGTTGCTGTTTCAGTGGTGGAATTGGCCCTTGACTTTATACCAGTCATTGGCTCCATCTTCGGGGCAGTATCGTCATTTGGAATGACTTACAAGCTGCTGAACAACGCACTGGATGACCTTGTGGAGAatgcccagagagtggtgaaagctGCATTTCCCACTGATCCTAGTCATCCGCAATAA